The Patescibacteria group bacterium genomic interval GGCTATTACGTCACAAGTTGTTAAATCACGAAGAAAACCGAAATTTTCTACCCGCAAGATTCGTCGTTGTTGGCGTTGTGGTCGCAATCACGGTTATATACGCAAGTTTCAGATGTGTCGTATTTGTTTCCGTGAGCTAGCGGGAAAGGGTGATATTCCGGGAGTGAAAAAAGCCAGCTGGTAATTTATTTATTTAAAGAATATTAACGCTTATTAAGATTATTATATGATGACAGATCCTATAGCCGACATGCTGACCAGAATCAGGAATTCGGTAGCTATAAGAAAATCTGAGGTAGCAATGCCTTATTCCAAACTAAAAGCCGAAATCGCCAAGATTTTAGAGGCCAATGGTTATATTTCCGGATTTGAAAAAGCAGG includes:
- a CDS encoding type Z 30S ribosomal protein S14, whose translation is MAITSQVVKSRRKPKFSTRKIRRCWRCGRNHGYIRKFQMCRICFRELAGKGDIPGVKKASW